Proteins co-encoded in one Kribbella qitaiheensis genomic window:
- a CDS encoding chitinase gives MRRLLAAGAVLAVGAGMLIASAPAQAAEATGTITGLAGKCLDVAGANSADGTAVQLYDCNGSGAQSWTRNSDGTIKALGKCLDVSAGSLANAAKVQLWTCNGSGAQQWNYTTGKDLVNPQANKCLDVTGNNSANATPVQTWTCSGGANQKWNAPALTTTPPAGGAGIGAAPYLYQGWGSPPSPATVMSATGVTWFTMAFILSNGYCNPMWDGGRALTGGADQSALNTIRANGGDAVVSFGGWSGNKLGNSCNSASELAAAYQKVINALSLKAIDIDIEETEMSNATSRQRVIDALKIVENNNPGIVTYVTFGTTTSGPDGDGQDMIRRGAAAGLPLDGWVIMPFDFGGGSTTMGSLGIQAANGLKNQVKSAYGYSDDQAFRHIGISSMNGITDVAGERVNLSDFQQMLSYANANHLARFTFWSVNRDRPCGASGGGDDTCSQIPQANWDFTKVIAQFRP, from the coding sequence ATGCGCCGGCTACTGGCCGCGGGAGCGGTCCTCGCCGTCGGTGCGGGAATGCTGATCGCCTCGGCGCCGGCTCAGGCCGCCGAGGCCACCGGAACCATCACCGGCCTGGCCGGCAAGTGCCTGGACGTCGCCGGTGCGAACTCGGCCGACGGTACCGCGGTGCAGCTGTACGACTGCAACGGATCCGGCGCACAGAGCTGGACCCGGAACAGCGACGGAACGATCAAGGCGCTCGGGAAGTGTCTCGACGTGAGCGCGGGTTCGCTGGCCAACGCCGCGAAGGTCCAGCTGTGGACCTGCAACGGCAGTGGCGCTCAGCAGTGGAACTACACCACCGGCAAGGATCTGGTGAACCCGCAGGCGAACAAGTGCCTCGATGTCACCGGCAACAATTCGGCGAACGCGACGCCCGTGCAGACCTGGACGTGCAGCGGCGGAGCCAACCAGAAGTGGAACGCACCGGCTCTGACGACCACGCCCCCTGCCGGTGGTGCTGGGATCGGCGCGGCGCCGTACCTGTATCAGGGTTGGGGTAGCCCGCCCAGTCCGGCGACGGTGATGAGCGCGACCGGCGTCACGTGGTTCACGATGGCGTTCATCCTGTCCAACGGGTACTGCAACCCGATGTGGGACGGCGGCCGTGCTCTGACCGGCGGGGCCGACCAGTCCGCGCTGAACACGATCCGGGCGAACGGCGGTGACGCGGTCGTCTCGTTCGGCGGCTGGTCCGGCAACAAGCTCGGCAACAGCTGCAACAGCGCGAGCGAGCTGGCGGCGGCGTACCAGAAGGTGATCAACGCGCTGTCGCTGAAGGCGATCGACATCGACATCGAAGAGACCGAGATGAGCAACGCGACCTCGCGGCAGCGGGTCATCGACGCGCTGAAGATCGTCGAGAACAACAACCCGGGCATCGTCACCTACGTCACCTTCGGCACCACCACGAGTGGCCCCGACGGCGACGGGCAGGACATGATCCGTCGCGGTGCGGCGGCCGGGCTGCCGCTCGACGGCTGGGTGATCATGCCGTTCGACTTCGGCGGCGGCTCGACCACCATGGGCTCGCTCGGCATCCAGGCGGCGAACGGGCTGAAGAACCAGGTCAAGAGCGCCTACGGGTACTCCGACGACCAGGCCTTCCGGCACATCGGGATCTCCTCGATGAACGGGATCACCGACGTCGCCGGTGAGCGGGTCAACCTGTCCGACTTCCAGCAGATGCTCAGCTACGCCAACGCCAACCACCTGGCCAGGTTCACCTTCTGGTCGGTGAACCGCGACCGTCCGTGTGGTGCGAGTGGTGGCGGCGACGACACCTGCAGCCAGATCCCGCAGGCGAACTGGGACTTCACCAAGGTGATCGCACAGTTCAGGCCGTGA
- a CDS encoding ArsR/SmtB family transcription factor, whose translation MATTFEVLAEPRRREILDLLRAGERPVGELVEQLQLSQPAVSKHLKVLRDAGLVEVRQDAQRRWYRLRLAPLVEIDSWLEPYRDLWRNRLDALEAHLEQMDDQ comes from the coding sequence GTGGCAACTACGTTCGAGGTGCTTGCGGAGCCGCGGCGACGCGAGATTCTCGACCTGCTGCGCGCCGGCGAGCGGCCGGTCGGCGAACTCGTCGAGCAACTACAACTGAGTCAGCCGGCCGTCTCCAAGCACTTGAAGGTCCTCCGCGACGCCGGCCTGGTGGAGGTCCGCCAGGACGCCCAGCGCCGCTGGTACCGGCTCCGCCTGGCCCCTCTGGTCGAGATCGACTCCTGGCTGGAGCCGTACCGCGATCTATGGCGCAACCGCCTCGACGCCCTGGAAGCCCACCTCGAACAAATGGATGACCAGTAG
- a CDS encoding ricin-type beta-trefoil lectin domain protein has protein sequence MPSNGIQRRRRIRIVPALAGFAALCVTATGLSIGNIQPAHAAGEQVNVWLTTTNDAAGQNVTRGLQQQTPVNFGPAGGTANQTITVNENTTYQSFEGGGASFADSSAWLMNSSNTISAATRDQVMKDLFDPVNGIGLAFIRNPMGASDLARFNYSYDDTCCDLSNFSINHDLADIVPLTKQAKQLNPAVKVMGSPWSAPAWMKDNNDFVHRGWLKAEYYPMYAQYFVKYLQQNEAQGNHIDYISVQNEPTCCGNDNTGYASMNWNGAGLLNFTKNHLFPALHAAGLSTKVLILDYNWGDYNDLGSVPIADAGLRADPNFGGIAWHGYGGDVNLQTQIHNQYPNVNAYLTEHSGGTWIPNQQVEDMNNLIDYTRNYDKSWVKWGIALDEAHLPFVGSGCNVCTGVVTVHRNDSQRGQVTKTVEYYTMGHLTKFVKPGALRVDSTANASVKNVAWKNPDGSKSLIAFNTTGGNQSVRVNWGSQSFVYNLPTKTSATFTWSGTQSGGGGTNGQITGLAGKCMDVAGANSADGTAVQLYDCNGSAAQQWSRPGDGTVRALGKCLDVSAGSTADGAVTQLYTCNGSAAQQWTYTSGKDFVNPQANKCLDVTGNNSANSTRLQIWTCTGAANQKWNA, from the coding sequence ATGCCCTCCAACGGGATCCAACGCCGCCGCCGCATACGCATCGTGCCAGCCCTGGCAGGATTCGCGGCCCTGTGCGTGACCGCGACCGGTCTGAGTATCGGCAACATCCAGCCCGCGCACGCCGCCGGCGAGCAGGTCAATGTCTGGCTGACCACCACGAACGACGCGGCCGGCCAGAACGTCACCCGCGGCCTGCAGCAGCAGACGCCGGTGAACTTCGGCCCGGCCGGCGGCACCGCCAACCAGACCATCACGGTCAACGAGAACACGACGTACCAGTCCTTCGAGGGCGGCGGTGCGTCGTTCGCCGACAGTTCCGCCTGGCTGATGAACAGCAGCAACACGATCTCGGCGGCGACCCGCGACCAGGTGATGAAGGACCTGTTCGACCCGGTGAACGGGATCGGCCTGGCCTTCATCCGCAACCCGATGGGCGCCTCGGACCTGGCCCGGTTCAACTACTCCTACGACGACACCTGCTGCGACCTGAGCAACTTCTCCATCAACCACGACCTCGCCGACATCGTGCCGCTGACCAAGCAGGCCAAGCAGCTCAACCCGGCGGTCAAGGTGATGGGCTCGCCGTGGAGCGCGCCGGCCTGGATGAAGGACAACAACGACTTCGTCCACCGCGGCTGGCTGAAGGCCGAGTACTACCCGATGTACGCGCAGTACTTCGTCAAGTACCTGCAGCAGAACGAGGCCCAGGGCAACCACATCGACTACATCTCGGTGCAGAACGAGCCGACCTGCTGCGGCAACGACAACACCGGCTACGCGTCGATGAACTGGAACGGCGCCGGCCTGCTCAACTTCACCAAGAACCACCTGTTTCCGGCGCTGCACGCCGCCGGCCTCAGCACGAAGGTGCTGATCCTCGACTACAACTGGGGCGACTACAACGACCTCGGGTCGGTCCCGATCGCGGACGCCGGGTTGCGTGCCGACCCGAACTTCGGCGGGATCGCCTGGCACGGGTACGGCGGTGACGTGAATCTGCAGACCCAGATCCACAACCAGTACCCGAACGTCAACGCCTACCTGACCGAGCACTCGGGCGGGACCTGGATCCCGAACCAGCAGGTCGAGGACATGAACAACCTGATCGACTACACCCGCAACTACGACAAGTCCTGGGTGAAGTGGGGCATCGCGCTGGACGAGGCCCACCTGCCGTTCGTCGGCTCCGGCTGCAACGTCTGTACCGGAGTCGTCACCGTGCACCGCAACGACAGCCAGCGCGGTCAGGTCACCAAGACGGTCGAGTACTACACGATGGGCCACCTGACCAAGTTCGTGAAGCCGGGCGCGCTCCGGGTCGACTCGACCGCGAACGCCTCGGTCAAGAACGTCGCCTGGAAGAACCCGGACGGTTCGAAGTCGCTGATCGCCTTCAACACCACCGGTGGCAACCAGTCGGTGCGGGTCAACTGGGGCAGCCAGTCGTTCGTCTACAACCTGCCCACGAAGACCTCGGCGACCTTCACCTGGTCCGGCACCCAGAGCGGTGGCGGTGGCACCAACGGTCAGATCACAGGTCTCGCCGGCAAGTGCATGGATGTGGCCGGTGCCAATTCGGCAGACGGCACGGCGGTCCAGCTCTACGACTGCAACGGCAGCGCCGCGCAGCAGTGGAGCCGTCCTGGTGACGGCACCGTCCGCGCGCTCGGCAAGTGTCTCGACGTGTCCGCGGGCTCGACCGCCGACGGCGCGGTCACCCAGCTCTACACCTGCAACGGCAGTGCCGCCCAGCAATGGACCTATACGAGTGGGAAAGACTTCGTGAATCCACAGGCGAACAAGTGTCTCGATGTCACCGGCAACAACTCCGCCAACAGCACCCGGCTGCAGATCTGGACCTGTACCGGCGCTGCGAACCAGAAGTGGAACGCGTGA
- a CDS encoding AlkZ-related protein, whose translation MTPEDQLARRWWIRGRRIASVERAGKFVDDVGFALLFPAPKPIAPSLWETVADEDDEPFGTGMGENEQRVWSWKDELPRRGLAWYGAYLGGRGSFLSPTLLAALYPGDGELDDHEHLELSPAAHEIAAALAVEPLSSATLRQLLGDKNKYQRAIGELQKALLVTTAGVQESTNGWPAALMTLTCEQFDVGGGRDHSQAATQYLDTMLDATPIELARAFRWSSAQARDVLDELADTGRATFDGSRYRPS comes from the coding sequence ATGACTCCCGAGGACCAACTCGCCCGCCGCTGGTGGATCCGCGGCCGCCGGATCGCCTCGGTCGAGCGGGCCGGCAAGTTCGTCGACGACGTCGGCTTCGCCCTGCTCTTCCCGGCCCCGAAGCCGATCGCCCCGTCCCTGTGGGAGACGGTCGCGGACGAGGACGACGAACCGTTCGGCACCGGGATGGGCGAGAACGAACAGCGCGTCTGGTCCTGGAAGGACGAGCTGCCCCGGCGCGGACTCGCCTGGTACGGCGCCTATCTCGGCGGCCGCGGTTCGTTCTTGTCCCCCACGCTCCTGGCCGCCCTCTACCCCGGCGACGGCGAGCTCGACGACCACGAGCACCTCGAACTCTCGCCGGCAGCCCATGAGATCGCCGCCGCGCTCGCGGTCGAGCCGCTGTCCAGCGCGACCCTCCGGCAACTGCTCGGCGACAAGAACAAGTACCAGCGCGCGATCGGCGAGCTCCAGAAGGCGCTCCTGGTCACCACCGCCGGAGTACAGGAATCCACCAACGGCTGGCCAGCAGCCCTGATGACGCTCACGTGCGAGCAGTTTGACGTCGGCGGCGGCCGGGACCACAGCCAGGCGGCGACGCAGTACCTCGACACGATGCTGGACGCCACACCGATCGAGTTGGCCCGTGCCTTCCGGTGGTCCAGCGCTCAGGCACGGGACGTCCTGGACGAACTGGCCGATACCGGCCGCGCCACCTTCGACGGCAGCCGGTATCGACCTAGCTGA
- a CDS encoding condensation domain-containing protein — protein sequence MTLPTSLWQTFALAMDKARPGFAKGPWFTMNAVLELDDPLNVDALATAFTELQRRHDVLRTEIGDGIQLIHEQPTAALEVVDEVTTHVEVPLHAPVRLRLADNRLGLHLHHMESDPVTLWAALSDLASTYTAVLQGETLPPPAAQYADYSTAEAEHVLRTREPAATWWQEHLLDAKACPQPSTIGGAAFAFRDDLLSATEVDRVEQLTKEHRSTTLVTLLAALVDGMSPYLGPGDSVVFSTLFGKRDRPAWQNVLGPCIVPSLLAVPRDAELSAVREAVVGCSRYARFPRSEQPIDPRTPFFEYVPQQWPPGFTFGTVKATVIAAAGPKDTGLADTLAIRVRPATDGVLTGHFSGDGTDWTEPLVQQVRDRFRSYLLE from the coding sequence ATGACGCTGCCGACCTCCCTGTGGCAGACGTTCGCTCTAGCAATGGACAAGGCGCGTCCCGGCTTCGCCAAAGGGCCGTGGTTCACCATGAACGCCGTGCTCGAGCTGGACGACCCACTGAACGTCGATGCCTTGGCGACAGCCTTCACCGAGCTACAGCGACGCCACGACGTACTGCGGACCGAGATCGGCGACGGCATCCAACTGATCCACGAGCAGCCGACCGCGGCGCTGGAAGTCGTCGATGAGGTCACTACTCACGTGGAAGTGCCGCTGCACGCACCGGTACGGCTCCGGCTGGCCGACAACCGCTTAGGCCTCCACCTGCACCACATGGAGTCGGACCCGGTCACACTCTGGGCCGCGCTGTCCGACCTCGCCTCTACCTACACCGCTGTCCTCCAAGGGGAGACCTTGCCGCCACCAGCGGCGCAGTACGCGGACTACTCAACCGCCGAGGCCGAGCACGTACTGCGTACGCGGGAGCCCGCAGCTACCTGGTGGCAGGAGCACCTTCTAGACGCCAAGGCGTGCCCACAGCCCTCCACAATAGGTGGAGCCGCCTTCGCCTTCCGAGACGATCTCCTGTCCGCCACAGAGGTGGACCGAGTGGAGCAACTGACCAAGGAGCACCGCAGTACGACGTTGGTGACCTTGCTGGCGGCTCTGGTCGACGGGATGAGCCCGTACCTCGGGCCGGGCGACTCCGTGGTCTTCTCCACCTTGTTCGGCAAGCGCGATCGGCCTGCCTGGCAGAACGTGCTCGGGCCGTGCATCGTGCCGTCACTGTTGGCTGTGCCGCGCGACGCCGAGCTGTCCGCAGTACGGGAAGCAGTGGTCGGCTGTAGTCGGTATGCTCGGTTCCCGCGGTCCGAGCAGCCGATCGATCCGCGGACGCCGTTCTTCGAGTACGTACCGCAGCAATGGCCGCCAGGGTTCACCTTCGGAACAGTGAAGGCCACTGTCATCGCTGCGGCCGGGCCCAAGGACACCGGGCTGGCGGACACCCTCGCGATCCGGGTCCGGCCGGCGACGGACGGCGTACTGACCGGGCACTTCAGTGGCGACGGCACGGACTGGACCGAGCCGCTGGTGCAACAAGTCCGCGACCGCTTCCGGTCCTACCTGCTCGAATAG
- a CDS encoding ABC transporter ATP-binding protein, giving the protein MRRKQEIIRTNDSVVLQDVRRVYGKGGSTVVALGGVSISFARGTFTAVMGPSGSGKSTFLHCAAGLDRPTSGSVVIDGQPLADLNERQLTELRRERIGFVFQSFNLLPALTVWQNVTLPQELDGRRTNRAQVRDVLDRVGLGDKHKSRPGELSGGQQQRVAIARALVARPAVIFADEPTGALDTQTAADVLELLREPVRTQGQTVVMVTHDPVAASYADQVVFLADGMLAGSLVAPTAEQVADRLTHLGARAAARLQGAVR; this is encoded by the coding sequence ATGAGGCGCAAGCAAGAGATCATCAGGACGAACGATTCGGTAGTTCTGCAAGACGTCAGAAGGGTCTACGGCAAGGGCGGCAGTACTGTCGTCGCCCTGGGCGGCGTCAGCATCAGCTTTGCCCGCGGTACGTTCACCGCGGTGATGGGCCCGTCCGGGTCCGGCAAGAGCACCTTCCTGCACTGCGCGGCCGGGCTCGACCGGCCGACGTCGGGCAGCGTGGTGATCGACGGCCAGCCGCTCGCCGACCTGAACGAACGGCAGCTGACCGAACTCCGCCGCGAGCGGATCGGCTTCGTCTTCCAGTCGTTCAACCTGCTGCCCGCACTCACGGTCTGGCAGAACGTCACCCTGCCGCAGGAACTCGACGGCCGCCGGACGAACCGCGCCCAGGTCCGCGACGTCCTCGACCGGGTCGGTCTCGGCGACAAGCACAAGAGCCGTCCCGGCGAACTGTCCGGCGGCCAGCAACAGCGTGTCGCCATCGCCCGTGCTCTGGTGGCCCGGCCCGCGGTGATCTTCGCCGACGAGCCGACCGGCGCCCTGGACACCCAGACGGCCGCCGATGTCCTCGAACTGCTCCGCGAACCCGTTCGCACGCAGGGCCAGACCGTCGTGATGGTGACCCACGACCCGGTCGCCGCCTCGTACGCCGACCAGGTGGTCTTCCTCGCCGACGGCATGCTCGCCGGCAGCCTGGTTGCGCCCACCGCCGAGCAGGTCGCCGACCGGCTGACCCACCTCGGTGCCCGTGCCGCCGCGAGATTGCAAGGTGCCGTCCGATGA
- a CDS encoding ABC transporter permease — protein MMRLAVRTLRFRKNGFIATFVAVVFGTAIVMACGGLLETGIRSNVQPERLAAADLVVTGKQTHLRPGAEDATPLTEQVDLDASLLPKIRSVAGVTDAIGSLTFPAPLLVAGKEGQGHDWASARLAPYKLQAGTAPVRADEVVLDAATAGAVHAEVGGMVTLLVQGRPTSFVVRGIAAGPAGHTFFSADKAAQLSGRPGSYAAIGVLVAPGTDLGKVKKRLKAVGDVTVLTGVDRGSAEHPDASTFQTALISIAGSFGGIAAMTMMFVVASTLALSAQHRQREFALLRGIGTTPGQVRRMILGEAMMVALPAVAVGTVPGLLLGHFLFDRLAANGVASAAVDYRQGWIPLAAGAGAAVLAAVGAALIAARKSAKIRPVEALLEAGLQRKWFSWVRLLFGLLFTGGGLALVIITIAVMTGPLAGATAGPAILCWAIGIALLGPFWTKAVLTLLRWPLYAVSRVNGRLAILNVTARSVAMSAAVMPVMLAVGISTANIYMQTTQVHASETAFTKDLRADAVLASTAGGLDPALLGQVQELPGVASASAYVTSSGAIDEPRNAPFDEDGAPLQGISAQGNDGAAPVKVTSGSLEELTGSTVALPDYVASKIDRGIGSTIKMTLGDGAHVELRVVATFAAERGYESIVLPASFLAPHTTDRLAKQILVRATPGTDINGPLQQLAANHPGVQVSDRDALVAGNSADLKTQAWVNYLLVGMLIAYTAVSIVNTLASATVRRRRELGLQRLTGSTRGQVLRMLTTESFMVALAGIILGTLVALATLMPFSAAVSTSALPSGPLWIYLVIIGVAVTLTFTSILVPAMATLRTRPAEAAARAD, from the coding sequence ATGATGCGGCTGGCCGTGCGCACCCTGCGCTTCCGCAAGAACGGTTTCATCGCGACCTTCGTGGCCGTCGTGTTCGGTACCGCGATCGTGATGGCCTGCGGTGGACTCCTGGAGACCGGGATCCGGTCGAACGTGCAGCCTGAGCGGCTGGCCGCTGCCGACTTGGTTGTCACCGGCAAGCAAACTCATCTCCGGCCGGGCGCGGAGGACGCGACCCCGCTCACCGAGCAGGTCGACCTCGATGCCTCGTTGCTGCCCAAGATCCGGTCGGTGGCCGGAGTCACGGACGCGATCGGCTCGCTGACCTTCCCGGCTCCCTTGCTGGTGGCCGGCAAGGAAGGACAGGGCCACGACTGGGCATCGGCCCGGCTGGCGCCGTACAAACTGCAAGCCGGTACTGCGCCGGTCCGCGCCGACGAGGTCGTGCTGGATGCGGCGACCGCCGGAGCCGTGCATGCCGAGGTGGGCGGCATGGTCACCCTGCTGGTCCAGGGTCGCCCGACCTCGTTCGTAGTACGGGGTATTGCCGCGGGACCCGCCGGGCACACCTTCTTCTCTGCCGATAAGGCAGCACAGCTGTCCGGCCGACCCGGCAGCTACGCGGCGATCGGCGTACTGGTTGCCCCAGGCACCGATCTGGGCAAGGTGAAGAAGCGGCTCAAGGCTGTCGGCGACGTTACCGTGCTGACCGGCGTGGACCGCGGCTCGGCCGAGCATCCGGACGCGTCGACCTTCCAGACCGCGCTGATCTCGATCGCCGGCTCGTTCGGCGGGATCGCGGCGATGACGATGATGTTCGTGGTCGCGTCCACGCTGGCGCTGTCCGCACAGCACCGCCAGCGCGAGTTCGCCTTGCTGCGCGGCATCGGTACAACGCCTGGTCAGGTCCGCCGGATGATTCTCGGCGAGGCGATGATGGTGGCGCTGCCGGCGGTCGCGGTGGGAACCGTGCCTGGATTGCTGCTCGGCCACTTCCTGTTCGACCGGCTGGCGGCGAACGGCGTCGCCTCGGCGGCTGTCGACTACCGGCAGGGCTGGATCCCGTTGGCGGCAGGCGCGGGCGCCGCAGTACTGGCTGCCGTCGGTGCGGCGCTGATCGCGGCTCGCAAGTCCGCCAAGATCCGCCCGGTCGAGGCGCTGCTCGAGGCCGGTCTGCAGCGTAAGTGGTTCAGCTGGGTACGGCTGCTCTTCGGCCTGCTCTTCACCGGTGGCGGTCTCGCGCTGGTGATCATCACGATCGCGGTGATGACCGGCCCACTCGCCGGCGCGACCGCCGGACCGGCCATCCTCTGCTGGGCGATCGGGATCGCGCTGCTCGGCCCGTTCTGGACCAAGGCCGTGCTGACGCTCCTCCGCTGGCCCTTGTACGCCGTGAGCCGGGTGAACGGGCGACTCGCGATCCTCAACGTGACAGCGCGATCGGTGGCAATGTCGGCCGCGGTGATGCCGGTCATGCTGGCCGTCGGGATCTCCACCGCGAACATCTACATGCAGACCACCCAGGTCCACGCATCCGAGACCGCCTTCACCAAGGACCTGCGAGCGGACGCCGTACTGGCCTCCACAGCCGGTGGACTCGATCCTGCGCTGCTCGGCCAGGTGCAGGAGCTCCCGGGGGTCGCGAGCGCCTCGGCGTACGTGACCAGTAGCGGGGCCATCGACGAGCCACGGAACGCGCCCTTCGACGAGGACGGCGCGCCCCTGCAAGGCATCAGCGCCCAGGGCAACGATGGCGCGGCCCCGGTGAAGGTGACGTCCGGATCATTGGAGGAACTGACCGGATCGACGGTTGCATTGCCGGACTATGTCGCTTCGAAGATCGACCGAGGAATCGGCTCGACGATCAAGATGACCCTTGGCGACGGGGCTCACGTGGAGCTTCGGGTGGTCGCGACCTTTGCCGCCGAGCGTGGCTACGAGAGCATCGTGCTGCCGGCCTCATTTCTCGCCCCGCACACCACGGATCGGCTGGCCAAGCAGATCCTGGTCCGGGCCACACCGGGTACCGACATCAACGGTCCACTGCAGCAGCTTGCGGCGAACCACCCCGGAGTACAGGTCTCCGATCGGGACGCCCTGGTCGCCGGGAACAGCGCGGACCTCAAGACGCAGGCGTGGGTGAACTACCTGCTGGTCGGGATGCTGATCGCCTACACCGCCGTCTCGATCGTCAACACGCTCGCCTCGGCCACGGTCCGCCGGCGGCGTGAACTCGGCCTGCAGCGCCTGACCGGGTCGACCCGCGGCCAGGTACTGCGGATGCTCACCACCGAGAGCTTCATGGTCGCTCTGGCCGGCATCATCCTGGGGACCCTGGTGGCGCTGGCCACCCTGATGCCCTTCAGCGCGGCGGTTTCCACCTCGGCCCTGCCGAGCGGACCGCTGTGGATCTATCTGGTGATCATCGGCGTCGCCGTGACGCTGACGTTCACGTCGATCCTCGTCCCGGCGATGGCGACCCTCCGAACCCGCCCCGCCGAAGCTGCCGCCCGCGCCGACTGA
- a CDS encoding VOC family protein, with the protein MSLTLEHVVFDCTDAAALAGFWAQVLQTQVDAEANEFFATVNKGADGPALMFIQVPEKREGKNRLHVDFATTGWAAEVDRIVGLGAKRVGEFDEFGAHWVTLADPEGNVFDLAEVR; encoded by the coding sequence ATGTCTCTCACCCTCGAGCACGTCGTCTTCGACTGCACCGACGCGGCCGCGCTGGCCGGTTTCTGGGCCCAGGTCCTGCAGACCCAGGTCGATGCCGAGGCGAACGAGTTCTTCGCCACCGTGAACAAGGGCGCCGACGGCCCGGCGCTGATGTTCATCCAGGTCCCCGAGAAGCGGGAGGGGAAGAACCGGCTGCACGTCGACTTCGCCACCACCGGCTGGGCCGCCGAGGTGGACCGCATCGTCGGCCTCGGCGCCAAGCGGGTCGGCGAGTTCGATGAGTTCGGCGCCCACTGGGTCACCCTCGCCGACCCCGAAGGCAACGTCTTCGACCTCGCCGAAGTCCGCTGA
- a CDS encoding MerR family transcriptional regulator: MTASVTIGEFSRLTHLSVKTLHHYHDIGLLAPARIDPSSGYRRYDTSQVDVAQLIRRLRDLQMPLAQVRSVVEAPDITTRDQTLRLHLDQMERELVQTREVVASLRSMLTLPMSELTVEYRFMPAFRAYGVTDHVERDAIDEWCGVTFGRLGELAGRRQIAATSGATYSNEFFSEDAGEVVGFLPVAPDQEPADGVELIDLPAGYFAIARHDGPFTDFDRTYGALGSHVAEYCEVAAGPIRELYLVGPGETQNPADFRTEICWPIQQLPTLKG, from the coding sequence ATGACCGCGTCGGTGACCATCGGTGAGTTCTCCAGGCTCACACATCTGAGCGTGAAGACGCTGCACCACTACCACGACATCGGCCTGCTCGCGCCGGCCCGGATCGACCCGTCGTCGGGTTACCGGCGCTACGACACCTCGCAGGTCGACGTCGCCCAGCTGATCCGGCGGCTTCGCGATCTGCAGATGCCGCTGGCCCAGGTGCGCTCGGTCGTCGAGGCGCCTGACATCACCACCCGCGACCAGACTCTGCGGTTACACCTGGACCAGATGGAGCGCGAGCTCGTCCAGACCCGGGAGGTCGTCGCCTCGCTCCGGTCGATGCTGACCTTGCCGATGAGCGAGCTGACCGTCGAGTACCGGTTCATGCCCGCGTTCCGTGCGTACGGCGTGACCGATCACGTCGAGCGGGACGCGATCGACGAGTGGTGTGGCGTCACGTTCGGCCGGCTCGGTGAGCTGGCCGGGAGGCGGCAGATCGCCGCAACCAGCGGAGCGACGTACAGCAACGAGTTCTTTTCTGAAGATGCCGGTGAGGTGGTCGGATTCCTGCCGGTCGCTCCCGATCAGGAACCGGCCGACGGGGTCGAGCTGATCGACCTGCCGGCCGGGTACTTCGCGATCGCCCGGCACGACGGCCCGTTCACCGACTTCGACCGCACGTACGGCGCACTTGGCAGCCACGTCGCGGAGTACTGCGAGGTCGCCGCCGGGCCGATTCGAGAGCTTTACCTGGTCGGGCCCGGCGAGACCCAGAACCCGGCCGACTTCCGTACCGAGATCTGCTGGCCGATCCAGCAGCTCCCCACCCTGAAAGGTTGA